TCCTGGTCCCCTGCGGCGCCCTTCGCGAGCTCCTCCTCGATCACGCGGGCCTGCACCTGGACGATCTTGAACGAGTGGTCCAGCTTCATATCCCGCATGCGCGTGGACTCGCCGTCCTGCGCCACCAGGCGGGTCCCCTCGGACGACGACGACGGCGCCCGGCCGGCCGCCGCGTTGAAGGCGTTGCTCGCTTCATTCAGCTTGGCCGCGGCCCGCTTGGTCGCACGCTGGATGCTGAACACGACGAACGCCGCGAGGAGCAGCCACCCGAGCGAGATGACGGCGACGAACCAGCCCACCACGCTGTTCTGGTTCGCGGCGAAGATCACGGCCACGAGGAAGGCGAGGACCAGGACGGACATGCCCAGGCCGCCGATCCTGAAGGTGCTGGCCTTGGCCGCGCTGAAGCGCGTGCCGGCGCCGGACTGGGTGTCTTCGGGTCCAAGAGATCGCATGCTTCCATTCTCTCTCAATCGCGGACCGCACCCGTCCATGTTCCCGACGGGCGAACGGGCAGGGGCGGGAGTGGTGGTGAGGCGGCCGGGTTGGGCGGGGTGTGGGAGCGGGGTGAGTGCGGGGCGGGGGTCGCGGCGGCGAACTCGCACTGAACGGGCTGACCTCGCGCTCCCCGGCCCCCTCGGCCGACCGACCTCGCTACCTCACGCTCGCCACCGTCCTGAACTCGCTACGAACCGACCGATCTCGCTACCAACCGGCCGATCTCGCGCTCCATGGCCCCTTCGGCCGACCGAACTCGCTACGAACCGGCTGATCTCGCCATCCCCGGCCCCCTCGGCCGACCGAACTCGCTACGAACCGGCTGACCTCGCTACTCCGAGTAGCGAGATCGGTCGGTTCGTAGCGAGCTCAGCGAAGGGCAGGTCCGAGCCCGGGTGAGGGAGCCCAGGCCCATTGGTGGCCTCGACCCGGCTGAGTCCGCTGGTGAGGAGGTGAATCCGCTACATCTGAGAGCGGATTCACCCCCTCACCAGCGGACTCAGCAGACGGTGGCTCCTGATACCCGACCGGATCAGGAGTTCGCGCGGAGGACCTCGAGGCGCTGGCGGTACTCGGTCTCGTCGATCTCGCCTCGGGCATAGCGTTCCCGCAGGACCGACTCCGCACCCATCCGCCCGGCCTGTCCGGCCCAGTGACGCCGACGACGGGCGAAGACGAACAGTCCGACGAAGAGCAGGATGAACCAGAAGAGCGGGAAGATGAGGAACCAGGGAAAGAATCCCCCGGCCCACATGCCATGGGCGGCGATGGCCGGGGCTGCCAGAAGTGCTGTGGTGACCATGATGGAACCTTTCGTGGGGCCGTCCTCGACGGCTGTGACAGGCCGGTCTTCCGGCCTGATTCCATCTTTCGCCGGTCGCTGTTCGGAGGCGTCTGCCGTGGGGAATCACTTCGCGAGAGCCCGTACTCCCCGGGGAGTAC
This portion of the Arthrobacter woluwensis genome encodes:
- a CDS encoding SHOCT domain-containing protein, with the translated sequence MVTTALLAAPAIAAHGMWAGGFFPWFLIFPLFWFILLFVGLFVFARRRRHWAGQAGRMGAESVLRERYARGEIDETEYRQRLEVLRANS